The DNA sequence TGCGTTGCAGGTCTTTGTAACCCATCATATGGCAGATGTGCAGCCCGGCATCCAGCACGCGCAGAATGTTGCCGTTACCGAGCGGATACCACGGGTCTTGTATGGAGTCCTGACCAAAACAGACGTTAATGCCCGCGCGGTCTAATTCCGCCACCCGCGTCACGCCACGGCGTTTGGGAAAACTATCAAAACGGCCTTGCAGGTGGATGCTTTCTGTCGGGCAGGAGATGAAGTGAAGACCCGAGCGGCGCAGCAAGCGGAACAGTTTTGAGCAATAAGCGTTGTCGTAAGACCCCATGGCGACCGTATGGCTGGCGGTGACTCGCTCGCCCATATTCCTGACCCGTGCTTCTTCTGCCAGAACTTCCAGAAAGCGTGAGTGCGGATCGTCGGTTTCATCGCAATGAACATCGACCAGGCAACCGTGTCGTTCGGCTAAATCCATCAAAAACTTTATCGAGCTGACGCCCTGCTCACGGGTATTCTCAAAGTGCGGAATACCGCCGACCACATCAGCACCGAGTGCGATGGCGCGCGCCATCAGCGCCCGGCCATCGGGGTAGGAATCAATCCCTTCCTGAGGAAACGCGACGATTTGCAGGTCGATAACATCGCGGGCTTCCGCTTTGACTTCCAGCATCGCTTCCAGCGCCGCCAGCGTGGGGTCGGTGACATCAACGTGGGTGCGTACATGCTGAATACCGTGATCGCGCAACATAGCGATAGCTGTATGCGCACGGCGTTTGGTGTCCTCATGGGTGATGGTCGCTTTACGCTGGCTCCAGCGCTCAATGCCTTCAAACAGCGTGCCGCTCATGTTCCATTCCGGCTCGCCTGCGGTGAGCACCGCATCAAGATGAATGTGCGGCTCGACAAGCGGCGCAATAACCAACTGCCCACCGGCATCAATACTCTCCGGGGTGGCGGCTAACGTGTCCGGCTGCGCAGTGATAGCGGTAATGCGCCCCTGCTGGCATTGCAGGGTATACAAGCCGGTTTGGTGGCGTAACACCGCATTAATAATCTTCATTTATTCACCCCTCCCGTGGGTATCACCGCGCTGTCGTTGTCGCCTCTCGCCGCGAGTAGCTCCGCGTTACTGTAGCAGGCCGCCGTGACGCTCAATGCGAAACATCGCCATCGCCTGTACCAACTGGCGCGATTGCTCTTCCAGCG is a window from the Dickeya lacustris genome containing:
- the codA gene encoding cytosine deaminase, which encodes MKIINAVLRHQTGLYTLQCQQGRITAITAQPDTLAATPESIDAGGQLVIAPLVEPHIHLDAVLTAGEPEWNMSGTLFEGIERWSQRKATITHEDTKRRAHTAIAMLRDHGIQHVRTHVDVTDPTLAALEAMLEVKAEARDVIDLQIVAFPQEGIDSYPDGRALMARAIALGADVVGGIPHFENTREQGVSSIKFLMDLAERHGCLVDVHCDETDDPHSRFLEVLAEEARVRNMGERVTASHTVAMGSYDNAYCSKLFRLLRRSGLHFISCPTESIHLQGRFDSFPKRRGVTRVAELDRAGINVCFGQDSIQDPWYPLGNGNILRVLDAGLHICHMMGYKDLQRSLDFVTDNSARALNLGERYGIAVGRPANLVILDAPNDYEAVRRQAKARLSIRHGRIIMQREPERLSYQAATLSTAPLS